Proteins from one Podospora pseudoanserina strain CBS 124.78 chromosome 1, whole genome shotgun sequence genomic window:
- the GLK1 gene encoding glucokinase (COG:G; EggNog:ENOG503NW32), with amino-acid sequence MTLEAQSAAIAAQFDYTDDQVNSAVNEFRRQMTEGLEKDGTSLSQIPTYVTGVPNGTEKGLYMAVDLGGTNFRVCSIQLNGDTTFNLTFTKVAIPRKLMVAKTAQELFAFLAKQIELFLQKHHEDHFEQHVRRRMTMSSPDGYKDEHVFRLGFTFSFPVQQVGINKGTLIRWTKGFDIPDAVGKDVCALLQDEIDKLHLPVKVAALVNDTVGTLMARSYSSPGKTGTVLGAIFGTGTNGAYVEKLSNLKKPLSGEYDKTTGEMVINTEWGSFDNQLSVLPNTAWDVALDKASPNPGIQMYEKRVSGMFLGEILRLVIIDLLKDPKVSFFKDENSSSNDWKSTTNIASDSSIYTQWGLDTAIMSVAAADNTPELSTLRGELEKQLGIYSAGLDDAQAFKAIANAIGRRSARLSAVAIAAIVLQTGKLADPANADEPIDIGVDGSLVEHYPYFRDMIYEALRAIDGIGEEGAKRIRIGIAKDGSGVGAALIALVAAGMEKRLTTADYLGELRSNAKSNNLTVVPEDDAAQD; translated from the exons ATGACCCTCGAAGCCCAAAGCGCGGCCATTGCCGCCCAGTTCGACTACACAGATGATCAGGTGAATAGCGCAGTCAATGAGTTCCGCCGCCAAATGA CGGAGGGTCTGGAGAAGGACGGAACCAGTCTGAGTCAAATTCCCACATACGTGACGGGCGTGCCCAATGGCACTGAGAAG GGTTTGTACATGGCTGTCGACCTTGGCGGAACCAACTTTCGTGTTTGCTCCATCCAGCTCAACGGCGACACCACATTCAACCTGACCTTCACCAAGGTCGCCATCCCCAGAAAGCTCATGGTTGCCAAGACGGCGCAAGAGTTGTTCGCTTTCCTCGCCAAGCAGATCGAACTGTTCCTCCAGAAGCACCACGAGGACCACTTCGAGCAGCATGTTCGCCGACGGATGACCATGAGCTCCCCAGACGGCTACAAGGACGAGCACGTTTTCCGGTTGGGCTTCACTTTCAGCTTCCCAGTACAGCAAGTAGGAATCAACAAGGGCACTCTCATAAGATGGACGAAGGGCTTTGACATTCCTGATGCTGTTGGCAAGGACGTGTGCGCGCTCCTCCAGGACGAGATCGACAAgctccacctccccgtcAAGGTGGCTGCTCTTGTCAACGACACAGTCGGTACCCTCATGGCCCGCTCTTATTCTTCTCCAGGCAAGACCGGCACCGTGCTGGGTGCCATCttcggcaccggcaccaacgGCGCGTACGTTGAGAAGCTTTCCAACCTGAAGAAGCCCCTCTCCGGCGAGTATGACAAGACCACCGGAGAAATGGTTATCAACACCGAGTGGGGCTCGTTCGACAACCAGCTCAGTGTTCTTCCCAACACCGCGTGGGACGTTGCCCTTGATAAGGCGAGCCCCAACCCCGGTATCCAGATGTACGAGAAGCGTGTGTCGGGCATGTTCTTGGGTGAGATTCTGCGTCTGGTTATTATCGATCTCCTGAAGGACCCCAAGGTCTCTTTCTTCAAGGACGAGAACTCTAGCTCCAACGACTGGAAGTCAACCACCAATATTGCCTCGGACTCGAGCATCTACACCCAGTGGGGTCTCGATACGGCCATCATGTCGGTCGCCGCGGCTGACAACACCCCCGAACTCTCGACGCTCCGCGGCGAGCTCGAAAAGCAGTTGGGCATCTACTCTGCTGGCCTGGATGATGCCCAGGCTTTCAAGGCTATTGCCAACGCCATTGGCCGCCGCTCCGCGCGCCTTTCCGCTGTCGCCATTGCCGCCATTGTCCTGCAGACAGGCAAGCTCGCGGATCCCGCCAACGCCGACGAGCCCATCGACATCGGTGTTGACGGCAGCTTGGTCGAGCACTACCCCTACTTCAGGGATATGATCTACGAGGCTCTGCGCGCTATTGACGGCattggtgaggagggcgccAAGCGCATCCGCATTGGCATCGCGAAGGATGGGTccggtgttggtgctgccTTGATCGCCCTTGTCGCTGCcgggatggagaagaggttgaccaCGGCCGATTACCTCGGCGAGCTGCGCTCCAACGCCAAAAGTAATAACCTTACTGTTGTGCCAGAGGATGACGCTGCTCAGGACTAG
- a CDS encoding hypothetical protein (EggNog:ENOG503PTBD), which translates to MDIYRPSTRDSQRAFLQSQQQQPRYSHDRRVSQATSGATTAVQSQLSLTSPLYLDEKSVVEPPLPDPLRVQGSVNVPGTYPLATVNVALRNGAQPGGFNWPSDGDLDPLPRYPGTPAAAPSTLAVPPIEREKKPRAPGTICGVRRGPFLLLSAVAGLVLLAIAVGVGVGVGLSKKPSDDEIAASLSSPKSSTTDHPLPNNLQTTIFLTATYTPTPTSTATSGTPSATPTGLGCPQSQGQHYTSNNNKKFITLCGVDYSDDGEAKNISNAKVKSLRDCLELCSKKKECTGAGWGVMEGDKVGEHTCWMKNGLNSSHEARGGWAFGVLLGE; encoded by the exons ATGGACATCTACCGCCCCTCAACCCGAGACAGTCAACGCGCGTTTCTACAatctcaacagcaacagccgcGTTATTCGCACGATCGAAGGGTTTCGCAGGCTACCTCAGGGGCCACCACTGCGGTACAAAGTCAGCTATCTCTAACATCGCCGCTTTACTTGGATGAGAAGTCGGTAGTCGAGCCACCGCTCCCAGATCCGCTTCGTGTACAGGGTTCCGTCAATGTTCCTGGAACATATCCCTTGGCTACAGTGAACGTGGCTCTGAGAAATGGAGCACAACCGGGAGGGTTCAACTGGCCATCTGATGGAGATCTTGATCCTCTCCCCCGATATCCAGGTACACCAGCTGCCGCTCCTTCAACACTAGCTGTTCCGCCTATCGAACGAGAAAAGAAACCTCGAGCGCCTGGGACGATCTGTGGGGTGAGAAGAGGACCGTTTCTGTTGTTATCAGCAGTAGCAGGCCTGGTTCTGCTGGCCATAGCTGTCGGCGTAGGAGTTGGGGTGGGACTGTCGAAGAAACCAAGCGATGATGAAATCGCAGCTAG TTTatcctcccccaaatcaAGCACAACcgaccaccccctccccaacaacctccaaacaACAATCTTCTTGACCGCCACCTACACACCAACTCCTACATCCACTGCCACCTCTGGTACCCCCTCGGCAACACCGACCGGCCTAGGCTGCCCCCAAAGTCAAGGACAGCATTACACCtcgaacaacaacaagaagttTATTACCCTTTGCGGGGTGGATTACTCTGACGATGGGGAAGCAAAGAATATTTCTAATGCGAAGGTGAAGAGCTTGAGGGATTGCTTGGAGTTGTGctcgaaaaagaaggaatgTACGggggcggggtggggggttatGGAAGGGGATAAGGTCGGGGAACATACTTGCTGGATGAAGAACGGGTTGAATAGCAGCCATGAGgcgagggggggttgggcgtTTGGGGTATTATTGGGGGAGTAg